The Schistocerca piceifrons isolate TAMUIC-IGC-003096 chromosome 5, iqSchPice1.1, whole genome shotgun sequence DNA segment TAAGAACAAGCCGAAATCAAAAATGGACCATGTTCCGTCCTAATCCTTGATTGATATTCTCTACTGACTGATCACCTAAACAATATGAAAGAAACACTTTTTTCAGACGATTGTTTATGAAAACGGTAGTGAATGCATTTTGAAGTTCTCAATATCTTGGTGAAAGAGAAGACAAACTGATGAGGTCAAATAGCTTCTTAAGGACTCTTTAATTTGCGAATAAACAGTCGAGTATTGCAtcaatgacatttacatttattgttcTTAAGAGTATATACATAAATACATGTCTCTACATAATTATATTTACAGAACTATAGAACATAAGCGAGAAAAGATGCCACAGAGTATCCCATTTTCACTGGTATCAGTATGGACCATTTCCAGAGGACTGCAAACCATTGCCATTTCTGCTGGGATAGCCACCATTACCATTGGAATATCCACCATTGCCATTGGAGTAGCCACCATTACCATTAGAGTAGCCACCATTACCATTGGAATATCCACCATTGCCGTTGGAGTAGCCACCATTGCCGTTGGAGTAGCCGCCATTGCCGTTGGAGTAGCCACCATTACCATTGGAATAAGCACCGTTTCCTCTAGGATAACCTCCATTGCTGCTGGGATATCCGCCGTTCCCACCATTGGCATAGCCCCCATTGCCGTAGCCTCCATTACCTAGGCCAGTCTCCTCGTAGTTGACGGTCGGCCTGTAGCCGCCCTGATCGGCTTCATAGTCCACCACCTGCCTGCGACCATCAGGCAGCAACACGTGGTATTGACCTTGAGCACTGTCTCCCTCTCGAGACTCCTCATGGCCAAATTCAACACCGCTTTCAGCGTCCTCCACTGTGTAGCTGAACTGGTAGTTAGCTGGTTCCTAAGAAAGAGACGATGGTCATTAAATATGTGCATGACGTCCAAGTACTTGAGAAGAAAGTGGAGAAAACGAGAGAATGTTTTGCCTTTGGGAAATATATTGTCTTGTCTTCTGCATGTGTTTTATGTTGCAATTGAATGCAGTTGTTTGAAGCAAGAACAACAAAGGGAACCTATACATCACAGATAACATACATGTACTTTCCACCAAGTAACGAACTATTGTAGTATAATCAAAAATAATCAACGACTTGTTAGTGTGCTCCTATTGGGCTATTGGGAAAATAATTCCTCAGCCATTAATCCCACAGTATTCGACAAGTATCAGCACCTATTGCGCATAACTATGGGTGATCGATTACTCCCTACTGCCTCAGCAGTGTCAAGACGTAAGCACCGAACGGAGTGTTGCGACGAAGAAAACGCTGGACTTGTATTTGGAAGAAATACCGTCAACTCTCATTGTAATCGTCTGGAGTTTCCATAATTTTTCGTAGTTTAGTTAAATATCTTCACATTATCGTCTATAAGACTTTCTCGGCAATATTTCCTTCGAAACAGCTGCAAGCTTTCAGTTGGAAAGCTTTTTTAAATTAGTCTTAAGTACCTCACAGCAACCGCGGGAAGGCCTCCAGATTTGGTGGCCTATTGAGAAAAATATGACCTATCTGCGAAATACGGCAAGTCACTTCATGGTAGTGAGTCAGGTTTGTCGATGAGAAATTTCGAAAATACAATCTTTACGAACATAGGCTTTCATATAACATCTTAACAAAAGTTATATTCATGCTGCCATTACCACAAAAGTGATTATGAGTCACACAAAGTGAGCTGATGCTATGATTCAGACATTAGAAATCTTATTTAAGTGCCTCACAAGCTGTTTAAATTGCTTCAGGAGAAAGCTGAAAAGAGCTATTTAGAAGAACCTCAAACAAAGAGTTATTGTCCCTTTCTTGCCCGACTGAGCTCCACTCCTCTGCTTATTATGTCAATGTCAAAGGATCATTCAACCCTACTAGCCCATACTTTTGTAAACAGGAATAAGGAATGGAAGAAAATGATTTCATTATAATGTTAAACATACCAATTTACCAACAGTAAGAAAGTAATTTTAGGAGCCGTATGTACCACTACAGCCTACAGTATCTCTGCAATATTTGATTTTGTCCATATGTAAGTTTCCTCAGCCTGCTGTAGTTTCCTTGCAAACCACTACATGCAACTTCCGAACCTCTGTGGTAACTGCGTTAATGTTGTGCATAGTCATCGGAAGAATATCATATATTGCAACGACGTAAAGAATAACAGTGACACATATATCCAATGTGAGACCCAAATCTGCGATGCTTTGCACAACAATATCAGCTTTAGCAAGCACAGTTATCAAGATCGTAAGTCATGAACTTATTTTCAGGCTACCAATACATTAGAGAAGATAGGGCAGAATATGACTTATACTTACTGCAAGATCATCTTGGGACGCTCCTCCATTGCCGTAGCCAGCAGCTCCAGGTACTCCGTAGACGCTGGAGAGCCCATTGGCTGCTATTCCATTGCCTCCACCATTTGGCGCACCGTACTGAGCCGAAAGGCCACCATTGGCTCCCAAAAGACCTCCATTAGGGGCTCCGTACTGCGTGGCAAGCCCGTTTAGACCTCCTACACCGTTCCCATTTGGCGCTCCGTAGACTGATGATGGTATCCTCGCGCCATTGTAGCCATTACCTCCACCATTAGGCGCCCCGTACTGTGTCGACAGGCCGTTCCTTCCTCTCAAACCATTCGAAGCTCCATTGGGAGCACCATATTGGGTGGACAGACCATTCGACCTGCCTGAACCACCGTTCAGGGCACCTCCATTTGGTGCTCCATATCTGCTAGACAGAGCGCCATTCGCCCTTCCAAAGCCGTTACCAGAGATAAGTCCATTAGTTCTGCCATTTAGAACACCTCCATTGGGTGCTCCATATAGGGATGAGAGACCTCCATTTTGCCTCCCAAAACCGTTAGCACCAGGAGCACCATACTGAGAGGAAATTCCGTTGGTGCCACCGAATGCGTTACCATTGGGAGCGCCATAAGTTGTCGAGAGCCCATTTCCATTGCTGAATCCATTGGTGCCTGTGCTGGGAGCCCCATATTGGGTGGAGATACCACCGTTTCCTGCTGGAGGTAGGTACTGCCGGTTGACTGGTGGTTCGGCCAATACGCCGACCATGGAAAATGTTAGAAACAGGAGAAACTGCAAAGAAAAAAGTTTCAAAATATAAATCTGTTAGCTAAATCAAAACATCTACTAATTAATTTCGTTTTTAGGACACACTAAGTAAGTTCCAAATGCCTATTTCGGAATAAAATTTCAGTGTCTTTCACATTGCATATTATTTCACATAATATAGCAAACACTTAGTCAAGAGAAGCTGAAGCTAGTGTTACACCTTTGAGAAcccatattttctttaatgtgggGGCCCGTAAGTACTGGCGTTCTTTtctaaaacaaaattttgcataaaaAATGACATTTGTCGGCACTATGCTTCAGGTTATTCAGTCATTAAATTGGAGTCTCAGCTCGACACGAAAGAGCATTTGCGAAATCTTATGCTTTTTCGTTTAATCGAGGTACCAAAGCAGCGGAAGCTGCTCGAGAGCTTTGTGATGTGCCTCTTAGGATGGCTCACGATTGGTTTAAGTGTTTCAAAGACAGCAATTTCGACCTCGGAGAAGTGCGTGGTCCATCACGAACTGCTTGATCAAAACCAAACAGTGAATGCGAAAATTTACATCCAGCAAACGCAAAAACTCAATAACGCTACCCAGCAGCAACTGACATGGCGCTCTTCCGCAACACGACAACGCCCTCACATCGCCAAGGAATCCGTTGGGATATACTGCCACATATTCTGTATTCTCCCGACCGCAATGCATAGCGTTTCGCTCAGTAATCACGTACAACTCAAGGCATGTCTAGACGACTTATTCTAGCGGAAACCAGGTGCTTTCTACCTTAGAGGCACTGAACAGATTGCTATACCTTGGGTAGAAATTGTAAACAACAacgaagaagacgttattacttgATTTGTTGTTCACTTCTTGTTTATTTGGgaggaaacttaaaaaaaaaaaaaaaaacgccacaaCCTGTGGGCCAGGCTAATATAGAAAATAATGTATGCCTGTGTTGTAAGAGAAAAGAACCACTATCACCGATGCAGAAGGAAGGAATAAAGAAgtaccggaaccgcgcgacggctacggtcgcaggttcgaatcctgcctcgggcaaggatgtgtgtgatgtccttaggttagttaggtttaaatatttctacgttctaggggactgatgacctcagaagttaagtcgcatagtgctcagagccatttgaacctttttttttctctaAATGGCATAAAAAGCGGCTGTCAGTAACGTTCCCCAATCAGAGTTGCCCTGACCGTCAATGGTAC contains these protein-coding regions:
- the LOC124798453 gene encoding pro-resilin-like; this translates as MATFLLFLTFSMVGVLAEPPVNRQYLPPAGNGGISTQYGAPSTGTNGFSNGNGLSTTYGAPNGNAFGGTNGISSQYGAPGANGFGRQNGGLSSLYGAPNGGVLNGRTNGLISGNGFGRANGALSSRYGAPNGGALNGGSGRSNGLSTQYGAPNGASNGLRGRNGLSTQYGAPNGGGNGYNGARIPSSVYGAPNGNGVGGLNGLATQYGAPNGGLLGANGGLSAQYGAPNGGGNGIAANGLSSVYGVPGAAGYGNGGASQDDLAEPANYQFSYTVEDAESGVEFGHEESREGDSAQGQYHVLLPDGRRQVVDYEADQGGYRPTVNYEETGLGNGGYGNGGYANGGNGGYPSSNGGYPRGNGAYSNGNGGYSNGNGGYSNGNGGYSNGNGGYSNGNGGYSNGNGGYSNGNGGYSNGNGGYPSRNGNGLQSSGNGPY